Proteins encoded within one genomic window of Sphaerisporangium krabiense:
- the rsgA gene encoding ribosome small subunit-dependent GTPase A, which produces MPDSYTDPSGLSRYGWTGALDHTFSEHYEAGLVPARVSRVDRGLCTAITASGPMRARFVAPHPPGPLLTPCTGDWAALRPGAVPHLVALLPRHSAIVRSSASRSSHGQVLAANVDTVVIALSLTTPLDAAKLERLLALAWESGAQPVIVLTKADLVDDPEAVHAEAEALAPGVDILVTSAATGHNIDVLAALLRGTTVLLGPSGAGKSSLGNTLLGEESLATGTVRAQDGKGRHTTVRRELLPLPGGGVLIDTPGLRGISLHDAADGLEQVFAEIEDLAAHCRFGDCAHDTEPGCAVQAAIAAGELPERRLRSYRKLQRENAWAASRTDARLREERVDQQKAITGHLRATYRFRDRQP; this is translated from the coding sequence TTGCCAGACTCGTACACCGATCCATCCGGCCTGTCCCGGTACGGGTGGACCGGCGCACTCGACCACACCTTCTCCGAACATTACGAAGCGGGCCTCGTGCCGGCCCGGGTCTCCCGGGTCGACCGCGGCCTGTGCACGGCGATCACCGCATCGGGCCCGATGCGGGCCAGGTTCGTCGCGCCGCACCCGCCCGGCCCGCTCCTGACGCCCTGCACCGGTGACTGGGCCGCGCTGCGCCCGGGCGCCGTTCCGCACCTGGTGGCGCTGCTGCCGCGGCACAGCGCGATCGTGCGCTCGTCGGCGTCCAGGTCCTCCCACGGACAGGTGCTCGCCGCCAACGTCGACACGGTCGTCATCGCCCTGTCCCTGACCACGCCCCTGGACGCGGCCAAACTGGAGCGGCTGCTCGCCCTGGCCTGGGAGAGCGGGGCGCAGCCGGTGATCGTCTTGACCAAGGCGGACCTGGTCGACGATCCCGAGGCCGTCCACGCCGAGGCAGAAGCGCTGGCGCCTGGAGTGGACATCCTCGTCACCAGCGCCGCCACCGGTCACAACATCGACGTGCTGGCCGCGCTGCTGCGCGGCACCACCGTGCTGCTCGGCCCCTCGGGCGCGGGCAAGTCCAGCCTCGGCAACACGCTGCTCGGCGAGGAGTCGCTGGCCACCGGCACGGTACGCGCGCAGGACGGCAAGGGCCGCCACACCACCGTCCGCCGCGAGCTGCTCCCCCTGCCCGGCGGCGGGGTCCTCATCGACACGCCCGGCCTGCGCGGGATCAGCCTGCACGACGCCGCCGACGGCCTGGAGCAGGTCTTCGCCGAGATCGAAGACCTCGCCGCGCATTGCCGCTTCGGCGATTGCGCCCACGACACCGAGCCGGGATGTGCGGTCCAGGCCGCCATCGCGGCGGGTGAACTGCCCGAACGTCGCCTGCGCAGCTACCGAAAGCTGCAACGGGAGAACGCCTGGGCGGCCTCACGTACCGATGCCCGGCTGCGTGAGGAACGCGTCGACCAGCAGAAGGCCATCACCGGTCACCTGCGCGCCACCTACAGGTTCCGGGACCGGCAGCCATGA
- a CDS encoding TetR/AcrR family transcriptional regulator, whose protein sequence is MPKQVDHRGRREAIARALWRVVEQRGVAHLTMRVVAQEAGISLGQLQHYFASRAAMLSFAMDFASEQTSLRVGQGLERLGDRPHPRDVLRLTLAEMLPLHADARATSRMSAAYVLEALHDEAVHEQARRGLVQGRALIERLVRQAIADGHIGADRDPATETNLLLALTGFTPLIELDVIGPRDALSAIDLHLDRLFSGNDRRA, encoded by the coding sequence ATGCCGAAACAGGTGGACCACCGCGGACGCCGCGAAGCGATCGCCCGCGCGCTGTGGCGGGTGGTGGAGCAGCGCGGCGTCGCGCATCTGACGATGCGCGTGGTGGCGCAGGAGGCGGGCATCTCCCTCGGGCAGCTGCAGCACTATTTCGCCTCCCGGGCCGCCATGCTCTCCTTCGCCATGGACTTCGCCTCCGAGCAGACCTCGCTGCGCGTCGGCCAGGGACTCGAAAGGCTCGGTGACCGTCCGCACCCCCGCGACGTGCTGCGCCTGACGCTCGCGGAAATGCTCCCCCTGCATGCCGACGCCCGCGCGACCAGCCGGATGAGCGCCGCCTACGTCCTGGAGGCGCTGCACGACGAGGCCGTCCACGAGCAGGCCCGCCGCGGCCTCGTCCAAGGACGGGCCCTCATCGAGCGGTTGGTCCGCCAGGCGATCGCCGACGGGCACATCGGCGCCGACCGCGACCCGGCGACCGAGACCAACCTGCTCCTCGCCCTCACCGGCTTCACCCCCCTGATCGAACTGGACGTGATCGGGCCCCGGGACGCGCTCAGCGCGATCGATCTGCATCTGGACAGGCTGTTCAGCGGGAACGATCGGAGGGCGTGA
- a CDS encoding FAD-dependent monooxygenase, protein MAEIETGVVVAGAGPTGLMLAYELALAGVETLVLEKLSQRVDQVKGGGIQPRTAELLESRGLLEPLLRRTTPQEPVGGHFAALPVPLDCTPWRTRHPFPIAIPQGEIEEVLEERASVAGARVLRGTAVSGVEPGDDAVVVTAEGLRARARYLVACDGGHSTVRKLLGLPFPGRPGTHEAVLADIRLSAVSPLVPRRRGHMSSLTRQAGGYWAMLVPLGGDRYRITFGRADQADIDRDTPVTPDEISAGLQAVYGDQTTLGTVDNASRFTDATRQLEQYRAGRVLFAGDAAHIYPPLGGQGLNLGIQDAFNLGWKLAATVQDRAPSGLLDSYHAERHPAAAQVLQHTSAQRVLAAPDPSEDVAALRAIFIDLLRLPDTNRHLAGLMSGLSLRYELPGDHPLTGQRTPDAALVTEAGPTRLSALFRSGHAVLLDLAGAVPDGLRLPPRVDLVRATCADDLGAAALLIRPDGYVRWAADGTACHDTLLPALAAGVAKTP, encoded by the coding sequence GTGGCGGAGATCGAGACCGGGGTCGTCGTCGCGGGCGCCGGCCCGACCGGGCTGATGCTGGCGTACGAGCTGGCCCTGGCCGGGGTCGAGACCCTGGTGCTGGAGAAGCTGTCCCAGCGCGTCGACCAGGTGAAAGGCGGCGGCATCCAGCCCCGCACCGCCGAGCTGCTGGAGTCACGCGGGCTGCTCGAACCGTTGCTGCGGCGGACCACGCCGCAGGAGCCGGTCGGCGGGCACTTCGCGGCCCTGCCCGTTCCCCTGGACTGCACCCCCTGGCGGACCAGGCACCCTTTCCCGATCGCGATCCCCCAGGGGGAGATCGAGGAGGTGCTCGAAGAGCGGGCGAGCGTCGCCGGCGCGCGGGTTCTGCGCGGCACCGCCGTCTCGGGGGTCGAGCCGGGCGACGACGCCGTGGTCGTGACGGCGGAAGGACTGCGGGCGCGGGCGCGCTACCTGGTGGCTTGCGACGGCGGCCACAGCACGGTGCGCAAACTGCTCGGCCTGCCGTTTCCCGGCAGGCCCGGAACCCATGAGGCGGTGCTGGCCGACATCCGCCTGTCCGCCGTTTCGCCGCTGGTGCCCCGGCGGAGGGGGCACATGAGCAGCCTGACCCGTCAGGCGGGCGGCTACTGGGCCATGCTGGTCCCTCTCGGCGGCGACCGGTACCGGATCACCTTCGGACGGGCGGACCAGGCGGACATCGACCGCGACACCCCGGTCACCCCAGACGAGATCAGCGCCGGGCTCCAGGCCGTGTACGGCGATCAGACCACCCTCGGCACCGTGGACAACGCCTCCCGGTTCACCGACGCCACACGGCAGTTGGAGCAGTACCGCGCAGGCCGCGTCCTGTTCGCGGGCGACGCCGCGCACATCTACCCGCCGCTGGGCGGACAAGGTCTCAACCTCGGCATACAGGACGCGTTCAACCTCGGGTGGAAACTGGCCGCGACCGTCCAGGACCGGGCGCCGAGCGGCCTGCTGGACAGCTACCACGCCGAACGGCATCCGGCCGCGGCTCAGGTCCTGCAGCACACCTCGGCGCAGCGCGTCCTGGCGGCTCCCGACCCGAGCGAGGACGTGGCCGCCCTGCGCGCCATCTTCATCGATCTGCTGCGCCTGCCCGACACCAACCGCCACCTCGCCGGCCTGATGTCCGGCCTCTCGCTGCGCTACGAACTACCCGGCGATCACCCGCTCACCGGACAGCGCACACCGGACGCCGCCCTGGTCACCGAAGCCGGCCCCACCCGGCTGTCGGCACTGTTCCGTTCCGGGCACGCCGTCCTGCTCGACCTGGCAGGAGCCGTTCCCGACGGCCTCCGGCTCCCCCCACGAGTCGACCTCGTCCGCGCCACGTGCGCCGACGATCTGGGCGCCGCCGCCCTGCTCATCCGTCCCGACGGCTACGTCCGCTGGGCCGCGGACGGCACCGCCTGCCACGACACCCTGCTCCCCGCGCTCGCCGCCGGCGTCGCGAAGACGCCCTGA
- a CDS encoding sigma-70 family RNA polymerase sigma factor — MTAHPRAAPDHDRFTAETERFRRELLAHCYRMVGSAHDAEDLVQESYLRAWRSYSGFEGRASIRSWLYKIATNVCLTALRPRPIRVLPSGLTGPYDGPDRPPGTVAPDEVSWLEPLPDAWIAPPADDPAAVVIERESLRLALIASLQYLPARQRAILILREVLAFSAAETAEILGTTTAAVKSGLQRARARLDESTPQQEELLEPTDQRARALLDGYIAAFERSDAALLEQVLRTDATLEATPFRDWQAGRAMCIHVLGAYVLGTPGDWRMIATTANGQPAAVVYHRDADGALRADGAVVLAPTATGVLHVIKFHDPALVAAFGFPDVLAH; from the coding sequence GTGACAGCGCATCCGCGGGCGGCACCGGACCACGACCGGTTCACCGCCGAGACCGAACGGTTCCGCCGGGAGCTGCTGGCGCACTGCTACCGCATGGTCGGCTCGGCGCACGATGCCGAGGACCTGGTGCAGGAGAGTTATCTGCGGGCGTGGCGGTCCTACTCCGGATTCGAGGGCCGGGCGTCGATCCGGTCCTGGCTCTACAAGATCGCCACCAATGTCTGCCTGACCGCGTTGCGGCCGCGCCCGATCCGGGTGCTGCCCTCAGGTCTGACCGGCCCGTACGACGGACCCGATCGTCCGCCGGGTACCGTCGCGCCGGACGAGGTCTCGTGGCTGGAGCCGCTGCCGGACGCATGGATCGCCCCGCCCGCCGACGATCCGGCCGCGGTGGTGATCGAACGCGAGTCGCTGCGGCTGGCGCTCATCGCCAGCCTGCAGTACCTGCCCGCCCGCCAGCGCGCGATCCTCATCCTGCGCGAGGTGCTGGCGTTCTCGGCGGCCGAGACCGCGGAGATCCTCGGCACCACCACGGCGGCGGTCAAGAGCGGCCTGCAGCGCGCCCGCGCCCGGCTGGACGAGTCAACGCCGCAGCAGGAGGAACTGCTCGAACCGACCGACCAACGGGCACGCGCGCTGCTCGACGGTTACATCGCGGCCTTCGAGCGCTCCGATGCCGCTCTGCTGGAACAGGTGCTGCGCACGGACGCCACGCTGGAGGCGACGCCGTTCCGTGACTGGCAGGCGGGCCGGGCGATGTGCATCCACGTACTCGGCGCGTACGTGCTGGGCACACCGGGCGACTGGCGGATGATCGCGACCACCGCCAACGGCCAGCCCGCCGCCGTGGTGTACCACCGGGACGCGGACGGCGCCCTCCGAGCCGACGGCGCCGTGGTGCTGGCCCCCACCGCCACCGGCGTCCTCCACGTGATCAAGTTCCATGATCCCGCGCTGGTCGCGGCGTTCGGCTTCCCGGACGTGCTCGCGCACTGA
- a CDS encoding zinc-binding dehydrogenase: MSVPATMRALQQTSLNGPRDMRLITDAPVPSPGQGEVLIRVTAAGVNFADISKAHGTFAGGPRPPYLAGFEAAGEVVAVGEAVIGPQPGARVAGVADGAFAEYTVLPAAAAVPVPSGWTEQQALGLVVNWPTALAALKPLGGIAAGHVVLIHAAAGGTGQAAVRMAKHYGATVIATASPGKHETVLALGADHVLDSRGGDLAAEVAELTGGCGADVVLESAGGATFTAGLAAAKRVTGRVIVYGLAGGEAPITNRELVYKHQVHVIGLNIGVLIQAAPQIFGELMGELSALIAAGVLPPSRPTAYELADGPKALMELEARATTGKLALLP, translated from the coding sequence ATGAGCGTTCCGGCGACCATGCGCGCGCTGCAGCAGACTTCCCTCAACGGCCCGCGGGACATGCGCCTGATCACCGACGCGCCGGTGCCGAGCCCGGGCCAGGGCGAGGTCCTGATCCGCGTCACCGCCGCCGGGGTCAACTTCGCCGACATCTCGAAGGCCCACGGCACGTTCGCCGGCGGCCCGCGGCCACCGTACCTGGCGGGTTTCGAGGCCGCCGGTGAGGTCGTCGCGGTGGGCGAGGCGGTGATCGGCCCGCAGCCGGGGGCCCGCGTGGCCGGCGTCGCCGACGGCGCCTTCGCCGAGTACACGGTCCTGCCCGCGGCCGCGGCGGTACCGGTGCCTTCGGGCTGGACCGAGCAGCAGGCGCTGGGTCTGGTCGTGAACTGGCCCACCGCGCTGGCCGCGCTCAAGCCTCTGGGCGGCATCGCCGCCGGGCACGTCGTGCTGATCCACGCCGCGGCGGGCGGGACCGGCCAGGCCGCGGTGCGAATGGCCAAGCACTACGGCGCGACGGTCATCGCCACCGCCTCGCCGGGCAAGCACGAGACGGTACTGGCACTGGGAGCCGACCACGTCCTGGACTCTCGCGGCGGCGACCTCGCCGCCGAGGTGGCGGAGCTGACCGGCGGCTGCGGCGCCGATGTGGTTCTGGAGTCCGCGGGCGGCGCCACCTTCACCGCCGGCCTGGCCGCGGCCAAGCGGGTCACCGGCCGGGTCATCGTCTACGGCCTGGCAGGCGGCGAAGCCCCGATCACCAACCGGGAGCTGGTGTACAAGCACCAGGTCCACGTGATCGGCCTCAACATCGGCGTGCTGATCCAGGCCGCGCCGCAGATCTTCGGCGAACTCATGGGTGAGCTGTCCGCGCTCATCGCGGCCGGCGTTCTTCCCCCCAGCCGGCCCACCGCGTACGAACTGGCCGACGGTCCGAAGGCGCTGATGGAGCTGGAAGCCAGGGCCACCACCGGCAAACTGGCCCTGCTGCCCTGA
- a CDS encoding tetratricopeptide repeat protein — MQVNALVSMGETYLRLGHHDRARSCCLRGLALAAGPDVDRTLRAESLNDLAAVHLGMRDFRQALTYSEQALDLAAQIGGQMHVLALTGHGLVCQSLGAHRLAHEQHTRALHLARAFNHRKGEACAWNALGELCLLAGAPAQAVEHHRHALELLPGDSPEQARALNGIVQARQASGPGRSGRRLARQARV, encoded by the coding sequence ATGCAGGTCAACGCCCTGGTATCGATGGGAGAGACCTACCTACGGCTCGGCCACCACGACCGGGCACGTTCCTGCTGCCTGCGAGGGCTCGCCCTGGCGGCAGGACCGGACGTGGACCGCACGTTGCGCGCCGAGAGCCTGAACGACCTGGCCGCCGTCCATCTGGGCATGCGCGACTTCCGGCAGGCGCTGACCTACTCCGAGCAGGCGCTCGACCTGGCCGCCCAGATCGGCGGCCAGATGCACGTACTCGCGCTGACCGGGCACGGCCTGGTCTGCCAGAGCCTGGGGGCTCACCGTCTGGCCCATGAGCAGCACACCCGTGCGTTGCACCTGGCACGGGCCTTCAACCATCGCAAGGGCGAGGCGTGCGCGTGGAACGCCCTGGGCGAGCTGTGCCTGCTCGCCGGAGCTCCCGCCCAGGCGGTCGAGCACCATCGGCACGCCCTGGAGCTCCTGCCCGGCGACTCCCCTGAACAGGCCCGTGCCCTTAACGGCATCGTCCAGGCACGGCAGGCCAGTGGACCCGGCCGTTCGGGCCGCCGTCTCGCCCGCCAGGCACGCGTATGA
- a CDS encoding DNRLRE domain-containing protein — translation MLFDVIVTRIHVSALFGGDFVIPGDLPMRKRERFMRLWSALAVTGLIASLASVPEATAVVPPSPLAAPMESPPQWRAFPLAQGVRDTAPARIAALAEARRRNRPVEVLDEAAEDSSTWVRPDGTMATDFYAGPMRVKQDGRWQWIDTTLVERDGRLRPRLGKAQVEFSTGGGAPFARLTHGKGTFGVAWPTALPKPVVNGATATYPDAAGPGADLVVTALPTGFTHDVLLRRRPEGPLEIRLPLTLSGLKLSQSRARNGKSRAGQGRLELTDPEGKVIASAPQPMMWDHGTALSPPAAPRRATVATTVETRGGVSTLVLRPDPAFLADPAVTYPVRVDPTTTLGVLTDAWVDPNWPGSNAASNALNIGKWASGEIARSYLLFDVAPLRDKIVESAFLNLKVYQQSTCNGEASGNVTKKVQARRVTEHWDPYWLDWGDQPATTDEDAQYNTGCVPMTIPVTGMVKKWLSGVANHGIQLKVPDETVSGTIYTTVYSNEINSAAYRPVLTVNHNLRPSTPEVSVSSADSMDGTHAIVRTNNVTIGFTAQSQDGGPIDYEIYTRSSISPMPGISYVRGIPSGQQATFTTTLRNPESWTFQVRACRNGKCSDLTPTYRITSDAPLVPSDLDTGLVQPANPVLSGVVSRPSGGPVTGKFYLYDANGNPVGGSPLAQAAVVGGQRVSARVPDDLVFLGLTYKWQLQACVEDVCSAKSAPVTFTVPGGEVDPATGTHRIVFGADKLRIKSAKVGATACDGGGCVLADSDTIKAGGTGDGKLASAVTVDISALPPGSRITKLVLDPGMPSCEGGPCPADVNWTVAQSTATSLARKTGAELVVGADPDSRRWQFVNQPPINSPSPSPTPIPTPTATPTPTPTPTPTFTPTPTPTPTPTPTPTPTRDPWCDLFPDLCEGASAHGRISHGRSDVGAPAAELGVAQPVDSIPEFDSPRMTDITLEEWAAFIFESDSSTPITFGGVEDQPKASLIVTYFPPGPPGQVTGASVMAGDGSALVRWEGVDETGSASGIDDYEVQILDAADAVVATKRTSEQEAAFTALTNDSAYRIRLRATSPNGAGPWTDGGPVSPHAISGSADRYTAAIRALYEARNAVIDGTAANVWALPASAPDQPVSGALALANQELVATRDDLAASDSTRENVSVTMAEPVVFTAADGEVVVRGNIKQNATVIRNRGTVDEKRTEESTTDRKLFHFDRAGKLMNTVDNDATLAGPPDLITDTEIQAQAPSASSVRADATTSLPDEHCYRDEDRGKEYVTWVRSNRGVKRIMNPRAQKDFRWASWDPWPGRLLAQVKYYDLWCRQNAVANHWVVTTSLGFLALYQVPVDKQDIIREFKDKYQWRKRKVYWRYDVPRHKDLLCISAVGLSGLSLSIPAPSVDLGGAAGCHVIDYSGRTAYFDKKGVYKATLEHVAPPRGFKFTKTGTRGIWNCIGHAIEVDIDTGTLGRPYVVPLDYAHQSQTESWMDTDKCYAPHAVPHPRS, via the coding sequence GTGCTCTTCGACGTAATCGTGACGCGCATTCACGTGTCCGCCCTCTTTGGAGGCGACTTTGTCATTCCTGGAGATCTGCCGATGAGAAAACGCGAAAGGTTCATGCGGTTGTGGTCCGCGCTGGCCGTCACGGGGCTGATCGCCTCCCTGGCGTCCGTGCCGGAGGCGACCGCCGTGGTCCCCCCTTCTCCCCTCGCCGCACCGATGGAAAGCCCTCCGCAGTGGCGGGCGTTCCCCCTTGCCCAGGGCGTACGTGACACGGCACCGGCCCGGATCGCGGCGCTGGCCGAGGCGCGTAGGCGGAACCGGCCGGTCGAGGTCCTCGACGAGGCGGCCGAGGACTCCTCCACCTGGGTCCGGCCCGACGGGACCATGGCCACCGACTTCTACGCCGGCCCCATGCGGGTCAAGCAGGACGGTCGATGGCAGTGGATCGACACCACCCTGGTCGAACGCGACGGCAGGCTGCGCCCCCGCCTGGGCAAGGCGCAGGTGGAGTTCTCCACCGGCGGCGGCGCTCCCTTCGCCCGGCTGACGCACGGCAAGGGCACGTTCGGCGTCGCCTGGCCCACGGCCCTGCCCAAGCCCGTCGTCAACGGCGCCACCGCCACCTACCCCGACGCCGCGGGACCCGGCGCCGACCTGGTCGTGACCGCCCTGCCCACGGGCTTCACGCACGACGTGCTGCTGCGCCGGCGCCCCGAAGGCCCACTGGAGATCCGGCTGCCGCTGACGCTCTCCGGCCTCAAGCTCTCCCAGTCCCGGGCACGCAACGGCAAAAGCCGCGCGGGCCAGGGACGGCTGGAGCTGACCGACCCCGAGGGCAAGGTGATCGCCTCCGCGCCGCAGCCGATGATGTGGGACCACGGGACGGCACTGTCGCCGCCGGCGGCCCCGCGCCGGGCCACGGTCGCCACCACGGTCGAGACCCGCGGGGGCGTCTCGACCCTGGTGCTTCGCCCCGATCCGGCCTTCCTCGCCGACCCGGCCGTCACGTACCCGGTACGCGTGGACCCCACCACCACTCTCGGGGTGCTCACCGACGCCTGGGTCGACCCCAATTGGCCCGGCTCCAACGCCGCCTCCAACGCGCTCAACATCGGCAAGTGGGCCAGCGGCGAGATCGCCCGCTCCTACCTGCTGTTCGACGTCGCCCCGCTGCGCGACAAGATCGTCGAGTCGGCGTTCCTGAATCTGAAGGTCTACCAGCAGAGCACCTGCAACGGTGAGGCCAGCGGCAACGTCACCAAGAAGGTGCAGGCCCGCCGGGTCACCGAACATTGGGACCCGTACTGGCTCGACTGGGGCGACCAACCTGCCACCACCGATGAGGACGCCCAGTACAACACCGGCTGCGTACCCATGACCATCCCGGTGACCGGCATGGTCAAGAAGTGGCTGTCCGGCGTGGCCAACCACGGCATCCAGCTCAAGGTGCCCGACGAGACCGTCTCGGGCACCATCTACACCACCGTCTACTCCAACGAGATCAACTCCGCCGCCTACCGGCCCGTGCTGACCGTCAACCACAACCTGCGCCCGTCCACGCCGGAGGTGTCGGTCTCGTCGGCCGACTCCATGGACGGCACCCACGCGATCGTGCGCACGAACAACGTCACCATCGGCTTCACCGCGCAGAGCCAGGACGGCGGCCCGATCGACTACGAGATCTACACCCGCAGCTCGATCAGCCCCATGCCCGGCATCTCCTACGTCCGCGGCATCCCTTCCGGGCAGCAAGCCACCTTCACCACCACCTTGCGCAACCCGGAGAGCTGGACCTTCCAGGTTCGCGCCTGCCGCAACGGCAAGTGCAGCGACCTGACCCCGACCTACCGGATCACCTCCGATGCCCCGTTGGTTCCCAGCGACCTCGATACCGGGCTGGTACAGCCTGCCAATCCTGTGCTGTCCGGGGTCGTATCGAGGCCCTCCGGCGGGCCGGTGACCGGCAAGTTCTATCTCTACGATGCCAACGGCAACCCGGTCGGCGGCAGCCCACTGGCTCAGGCCGCGGTCGTGGGAGGGCAGCGCGTGTCCGCCAGGGTGCCCGACGACCTGGTCTTCCTTGGGCTTACGTACAAGTGGCAGTTGCAAGCGTGCGTCGAGGACGTGTGCTCGGCCAAATCGGCGCCGGTCACGTTCACCGTTCCAGGTGGTGAGGTGGATCCGGCCACGGGTACGCACAGGATCGTGTTCGGGGCGGACAAGCTCCGCATCAAGTCCGCCAAGGTCGGTGCCACAGCGTGCGACGGGGGCGGCTGCGTCCTGGCGGACAGCGACACGATCAAGGCCGGCGGCACGGGGGACGGCAAGCTGGCGAGTGCCGTCACCGTGGACATCAGCGCCTTGCCGCCCGGGTCACGCATCACCAAGCTCGTGCTCGACCCAGGGATGCCCTCCTGTGAGGGGGGGCCATGCCCTGCGGACGTCAATTGGACGGTCGCACAGTCCACGGCCACCTCACTCGCACGCAAGACGGGCGCGGAGTTGGTGGTCGGGGCCGATCCTGATAGCCGGCGTTGGCAGTTCGTCAACCAACCCCCTATTAACAGTCCGTCGCCGTCGCCAACACCGATTCCGACTCCAACCGCCACGCCGACGCCCACTCCCACGCCGACGCCGACTTTCACTCCCACGCCGACACCCACTCCCACTCCCACGCCGACACCCACTCCCACGCGAGACCCGTGGTGCGATCTCTTCCCTGACCTCTGCGAGGGCGCTTCCGCACATGGGCGGATCAGCCATGGCCGAAGCGACGTCGGCGCGCCCGCAGCCGAACTCGGTGTGGCACAGCCAGTCGACTCGATACCGGAGTTCGACTCACCCCGAATGACCGATATCACTTTGGAGGAGTGGGCGGCGTTCATCTTCGAGTCGGACAGCAGCACGCCGATCACCTTCGGAGGGGTGGAGGACCAGCCCAAGGCGTCGCTGATCGTCACCTATTTCCCGCCGGGCCCGCCCGGCCAGGTCACCGGTGCGTCCGTCATGGCAGGCGACGGCAGCGCCCTAGTACGGTGGGAAGGAGTGGACGAGACCGGATCCGCGTCCGGTATCGACGACTACGAAGTTCAGATCCTGGACGCCGCTGACGCCGTCGTGGCGACGAAGCGGACGAGCGAGCAGGAGGCCGCTTTCACGGCGCTGACCAACGACAGCGCCTATCGCATCCGCCTCCGTGCCACCTCCCCGAACGGCGCCGGCCCCTGGACGGACGGCGGCCCGGTCTCACCTCATGCGATATCCGGATCGGCTGACCGGTACACGGCCGCGATCCGTGCCCTCTACGAGGCGCGAAACGCCGTCATCGACGGCACGGCGGCCAACGTCTGGGCGTTACCCGCCAGCGCGCCCGACCAGCCTGTCTCCGGAGCACTCGCCCTGGCCAATCAGGAACTCGTGGCCACGCGCGACGATTTGGCGGCCAGCGATTCCACCAGAGAGAACGTCAGCGTCACGATGGCCGAGCCCGTGGTGTTCACCGCCGCGGACGGGGAGGTCGTCGTCAGGGGAAACATCAAGCAGAACGCCACCGTCATCAGAAACAGGGGCACGGTGGACGAGAAGAGGACGGAGGAGAGCACTACCGACCGGAAACTCTTTCACTTCGACCGTGCCGGAAAGCTCATGAACACGGTCGACAACGACGCGACTCTCGCCGGCCCACCGGATCTGATCACCGACACGGAAATCCAGGCGCAAGCACCATCCGCCTCCTCCGTCCGGGCCGACGCCACCACGTCCCTGCCCGACGAACACTGCTACCGTGACGAGGACAGGGGAAAGGAATACGTCACCTGGGTGCGCAGCAACCGCGGCGTCAAAAGGATCATGAATCCGCGGGCACAGAAGGACTTTCGCTGGGCGTCCTGGGATCCCTGGCCGGGCAGGCTCCTCGCCCAGGTCAAGTACTACGATCTGTGGTGCCGCCAGAACGCGGTCGCCAACCACTGGGTGGTGACGACCTCTCTCGGTTTCCTGGCGCTCTATCAGGTTCCAGTCGACAAACAGGACATCATCCGGGAGTTCAAGGACAAGTACCAGTGGCGCAAGCGCAAGGTCTACTGGCGATATGACGTCCCGCGCCACAAGGACCTTCTGTGCATCTCCGCAGTCGGTCTCAGCGGATTGTCCCTCTCCATACCGGCACCGTCGGTGGACCTCGGCGGCGCGGCCGGATGCCATGTGATCGACTACTCGGGTAGGACGGCGTACTTCGACAAGAAGGGCGTTTACAAAGCAACGCTCGAGCATGTGGCTCCGCCGCGGGGCTTCAAGTTCACCAAGACCGGGACGAGGGGGATCTGGAATTGCATCGGCCATGCCATCGAGGTCGATATCGATACGGGAACCCTCGGCAGGCCGTACGTCGTACCGCTCGACTACGCTCATCAATCCCAGACGGAGTCATGGATGGACACTGACAAGTGCTACGCACCGCACGCGGTGCCGCATCCGCGGAGTTAG
- a CDS encoding GNAT family N-acetyltransferase: MTPSWTTRPERAGDVAAIRDINLAAFPGPHEADLVEALRADPQAWLPGLSWLAEAPGGDLAGYALLTRCHVGDSPALALGPCAVKPEHQRRGSGSAAIRAALRAAREQGENLVVVLGHAEYYPRFGFTPASGYGIRPPFDVEDKYMMALALDPARPVPSGVIRYPAAFGV, from the coding sequence ATGACCCCTTCCTGGACCACCCGTCCCGAGAGGGCCGGCGACGTCGCAGCCATCCGCGACATCAACCTCGCCGCCTTCCCCGGTCCGCACGAGGCCGACCTCGTCGAGGCGCTGCGGGCCGACCCGCAGGCGTGGCTGCCCGGCCTGTCCTGGCTGGCCGAGGCCCCGGGCGGCGATCTCGCCGGATACGCGCTGCTCACCCGCTGCCACGTCGGCGACTCACCCGCCCTCGCCTTGGGCCCGTGCGCCGTCAAGCCCGAGCATCAGCGGCGGGGCTCGGGTTCCGCCGCCATCCGCGCCGCCTTGCGCGCGGCACGCGAGCAGGGCGAGAACCTGGTGGTCGTGCTCGGCCACGCCGAGTACTACCCGCGCTTCGGCTTCACCCCGGCCTCCGGGTACGGCATCCGCCCGCCCTTCGACGTCGAGGACAAGTACATGATGGCGCTCGCCCTCGACCCCGCACGGCCGGTCCCGAGCGGCGTCATCCGCTACCCCGCGGCGTTCGGCGTCTGA